In one Ornithodoros turicata isolate Travis unplaced genomic scaffold, ASM3712646v1 Chromosome45, whole genome shotgun sequence genomic region, the following are encoded:
- the LOC135374169 gene encoding uncharacterized protein LOC135374169, with translation MERMVKRRLIWALEQRHMIPDHMCAYRRHRGATDALIQLTAAIQLALSKDRISLVSFLDVKQAFDTVKHEAITTPLHQSGITCRLGAFVQGYLESRTIAVAIEGQVSSSRVLTRGVPQGGVLSPILFNIAVSDLHLNAPDTLYTAKYLIYADDICLLFHGKLKPSLQASAQATLNHISSSLATKGLRLSPEKSVALVCAPKGKHIPNSFPALSLQGIPIPRVNKTRYLGIIFHSHLSWTHQVDHMVRSCQPLLNVLKLLCGKSWGNHPRSMLSLYKALILSHMNYTVSFIDPSPTNWQRLERLHRTGLRIALGLPRASDIEETLLEAEELPVRIHAERCLYEVLDRLRLTQSATSVINNIKSCFNTNIGKLCKFYLRKNFKLQPPQGYENSPSPPWRDFFPNTVTTIRSIQGKKHAPAVVSRHKALDHISNHYSCHSLIYTDGSVSQDSASSAYFVPSNNLQWSSRLDSHTISSTSAELCAILHASIASSLHKLNQVVILTHSSAALHKLSDVDNQSVLVKSTLRALELAQKQEINITLQWIPEHADKLARAAHSLPSKPFPIPQECRRKTALIQTSSSATRRPRPPPSVVMHLQQSHCHCPSPNPHRIRLHAQLASSVRTYTDTTMSTVLFKFGNHKSHPARMSHLQRSTQTAAQH, from the coding sequence ATGGAGCGTATGGTAAAACGACGACTCATATGGGCTCTTGAACAACGCCACATGATTCCTGACCACATGTGCGCCTACCGCCGACATCGGGGAGCGACTGATGCTCTCATCCAACTCACCGCAGCAATACAGCTGGCACTTTCTAAGGACCGTATCTCTCTTGTCTCGTTCCTCGACGTCAAACAAGCGTTTGATACCGTTAAACATGAAGCCATCACTACACCTCTACATCAATCTGGCATCACATGCAGGCTCGGTGCCTTCGTACAAGGATATCTCGAAAGCCGTACAATAGCTGTTGCAATCGAAGGGCAAGTAAGTTCATCACGTGTTCTCACCCGAGGAGTTCCACAAGGCGGAGTTCTCTCCCCCATCCTTTTCAATATTGCAGTCTCCGACCTTCATCTCAACGCTCCCGACACTCTTTACACCGCAAAATATCTCATAtatgcagacgacatctgcctccTCTTTCATGGCAAGCTCAAGCCCTCCCTTCAAGCTTCTGCTCAAGCTACACTAAATCACATTTCAAGCTCCCTCGCCACTAAAGGCCTCCGTCTCTCACCGGAAAAATCAGTAGCCCTCGTCTGCGCCCCCAAGGGAAAACATATCCCAAATAGCTTTCCTGCACTCTCCCTCCAAGGAATCCCCATTCCACGTGTGAACAAGACACGCTACCTCGGCATCATCTTTCATTCCCACCTGTCATGGACCCACCAAGTAGACCACATGGTACGCAGCTGTCAGCCGCTCCTTAATGTTCTAAAACTTCTCTGTGGCAAGTCTTGGGGCAATCATCCTCGGTCTATGCTTTCACTGTACAAAGCGCTCATACTAAGCCACATGAACTacactgtttccttcattgaTCCCTCTCCCACCAACTGGCAACGCCTAGAACGACTACATCGAACTGGTCTACGCATCGCTCTGGGTCTCCCGCGGGCGTCTGACATCGAGGAAACCTTACTAGAAGCAGAAGAATTGCCAGTACGCATTCACGCCGAGAGATGCCTCTATGAAGTTCTCGACAGGCTTCGGCTCACTCAGTCAGCCACTTCTGTCATAAATAACATCAAAAGCTGCTTCAACACGAACATCGGAAAATTGTGCAAGTTCTACCTCAGAAAAAATTTCAAACTGCAACCTCCCCAAGGCTATGAAAATTCGCCTTCACCGCCCTGGAGAGATTTCTTCCCTAACACAGTTACCACCATACGGAGCATTCAAGGAAAAAAGCATGCGCCAGCAGTCGTCTCACGTCACAAGGCCCTTGACCACATTTCTAATCACTACAGCTGTCACAGTCTCATCTATACCGACGGCTCGGTATCTCAAGACTCTGCCTCTAGCGCCTACTTTGTTCCTTCTAACAACCTGCAGTGGTCTTCAAGACTTGACTCCCACACTATCTCATCTACTTCTGCTGAACTATGTGCCATCCTACACGCCTCCATCGCTTCGTCTCTTCATAAGCTTAATCAAGTGGTCATACTCACACATTCCTCAGCTGCACTTCATAAGTTATCGGATGTTGACAATCAATCAGTACTGGTGAAGAGCACCCTACGTGCGTTAGAGCTTGCccagaaacaagaaataaacATTACCCTACAATGGATTCCTGAACACGCTGATAAACTTGCCAGGGCAGCTCACTCTCTACCCTCAAAGCCCTTTCCTATCCCGCAAGAATGCCGCCGGAAAACAGCCCTTATACAGACATCCAGTTCAGCCACCAGACGCCCACGCCCGCCCCCCTCTGTTGTCATGCACCTGCAGCAGAGCCACTGCCACTGTCCTTCACCGAATCCGCACAGGATACGCCTTCACGCACAGCTGGCTTCATCGGTTCGGACTTACACCGACACCACTATGTCGACAGTGCTCTTCAAATTCGGAAACCATAAGTCACATCCTGCTCGAATGTCCCACCTACAACGAAGCACGCAGACGGCTGCTCAACACTGA